In Oryza sativa Japonica Group chromosome 2, ASM3414082v1, the following are encoded in one genomic region:
- the LOC4328801 gene encoding uncharacterized protein, translating into MALVGGGKVVAAEPGVARRLWRVVRAVLYMLRRGLQAPSGRKLAMDLHLLLRRGKIAGKALGHLVTFHHHHHNHGHGFSASAAAAGSSSLSCRGIDPALAVYEPSRGRRREVEFSCSNTPSSTTGGGGGGGLLGRRRRNRHHRRDDYGFSNDAGAGGSGYYDHGYDAAYVARVFEMLNDSEHLFNDDDAAVAVAPATAETTPLWTPARSHHSHSPAPAAPSRHRGRTTDSPFAASNGDEAGGGAQQQVDRKADEFIRRFYEQLRAQRSVAATPDYYGASPYAGRRAPRPVAAGIA; encoded by the coding sequence ATggcgctcgtcggcggcggcaaggtggtggcggcggagcctggcgtggcgcggcggctgtgGCGCGTGGTGCGCGCCGTGCTGTACATGCTGCGGCGCGGGCTGCAGGCGCCGTCCGGGCGCAAGCTCGCCATggacctccacctcctcctccgccgcggcaaGATCGCCGGCAAGGCGCTCGGCCACCTCGTCAcgttccaccaccaccaccacaaccatGGGCACGGCTTctccgcctcggcggcggcggcggggtcgtcgtcgctgtcgtgcCGCGGCATCGACCCGGCGCTCGCGGTGTACGAGCCCTCGCGCGGGCGACGCCGCGAGGTCGAGTTCAGCTGCAGCAACAcgccctcctccaccaccggtggcggcggcggcggcggcctcctcggacgccgccgccgaaaccgccaccaccgccgcgacgACTACGGGTTCTCcaacgacgccggcgccggcggaagCGGTTACTACGACCACGGCTACGACGCGGCCTACGTCGCCAGGGTGTTCGAGATGCTCAACGACAGCGAGCACCTCttcaacgacgacgacgccgccgtggccgtggcgccggccaccgccgagaCGACGCCGCTGTGGACGCCGGCCCGCTCCCACCACTCCCACAGCCCCgccccggcggcgccgagccGGCATCGCGGCCGCACCACCGACTCGCCGTTCGCCGCGAgcaacggcgacgaggccggcggcggcgcgcagcagCAGGTGGACAGGAAGGCCGACGAGTTCATCAGGCGCTTCTACGAGCAGCTGCGCGCGCAgcgcagcgtcgccgccacgccGGACTACTACGGCGCCAGCCCgtacgccggccgccgcgcgccacggccggtcgccgccggcatcgCCTAG
- the LOC107278559 gene encoding uncharacterized protein, whose protein sequence is MAPNGEASSAVVAAVAPFLATFIGNHHLGHGGDGHGHKEMELLATTTGGGGGGGGESIPAEEQQQVVEEAECECCGMSEECTAAYAGAVRRRFSGRWVCGLCAEAVAEEARKKKGGEREAALAAHMGVCRRFNGFGRTHPALFQADAMRHILRKLSAAAAPGSPKPTNTSRRHLTTAEGAIKSTGGMLIS, encoded by the coding sequence ATGGCTCCCAATGGAGAAGCTtcgtcggcggtggtggccgccgtGGCGCCGTTCTTGGCGACGTTCATCGGCAACCACCACCtcgggcacggcggcgacggccatggCCACAAGGAGATGGAGCTGCTGGCGacgacgaccggcggcggcggcggcggcggcggcgagagcatcccggcggaggagcagcagcaggtggtggaggaggcggagtgCGAGTGCTGCGGCATGTCGGAGGAGTGCACGGCGGCGTACGCcggggcggtgcggcggcggttcTCGGGGCGGTGGGTGTGCGGGCTGtgcgcggaggcggtggcggaggaggccaggaagaagaagggcggcgagcgggaggcggcgctggcggcgcacaTGGGCGTGTGCAGGCGCTTCAACGGCTTCGGGAGGACGCACCCGGCGCTCTTCCAGGCCGACGCCATGAGACACATCCTCAGGaagctctccgccgccgccgcccctggaTCGCCCAAGCCGACCAACACTAGCCGCAGACACTTGACGACGGCAGAGGGGGCCATCAAATCCACCGGCGGCATGCTCATCAGCTAG
- the LOC4328802 gene encoding protein NONRESPONDING TO OXYLIPINS 2, mitochondrial isoform X1 gives MASRLRSFSRPAAAFLRSAAGRSPAASLPRAVAPVTRAASVGRLVGLARSLQPLHSAVAEARLTSRLGAEVARAVSQETGLSVPR, from the exons ATGGCGTCGCGCCTCCGCTCCTTctcccgccccgccgccgcgttcctccgctccgccgcggGACGGAGCCCGGCGGCCTCGCTGCCCCGAGCCGTCGCTCCCGTCACCAG GGCGGCGTCCGTGGGGCGGCTGGTGGGGCTCGCGAGGTCGCTGCAGCCGCTGCAcagcgcggtggcggaggcgcggcTGACGTCGCGGCTCGGGGCGGAGGTGGCGCGGGCCGTGTCGCAGG AGACGGGTCTCAGCGTGCCTCGATAA
- the LOC4328802 gene encoding protein NONRESPONDING TO OXYLIPINS 2, mitochondrial isoform X2: MASRLRSFSRPAAAFLRSAAGRSPAASLPRAVAPVTRAASVGRLVGLARSLQPLHSAVAEARLTSRLGAEVARAVSQGTLCSSFPGV; encoded by the exons ATGGCGTCGCGCCTCCGCTCCTTctcccgccccgccgccgcgttcctccgctccgccgcggGACGGAGCCCGGCGGCCTCGCTGCCCCGAGCCGTCGCTCCCGTCACCAG GGCGGCGTCCGTGGGGCGGCTGGTGGGGCTCGCGAGGTCGCTGCAGCCGCTGCAcagcgcggtggcggaggcgcggcTGACGTCGCGGCTCGGGGCGGAGGTGGCGCGGGCCGTGTCGCAGGGTACGCTCTGCAGCTCCTTCCCGGGAGTCTGA